From a region of the Falco peregrinus isolate bFalPer1 chromosome 5, bFalPer1.pri, whole genome shotgun sequence genome:
- the SLC25A20 gene encoding mitochondrial carnitine/acylcarnitine carrier protein, with product MAEQPQPISPVKNFFAGGFGGVCLVFVGHPLDTIKVRLQTQPKPQPGQPPLYSGTFDCFRKTLVGEGVRGLYRGMAAPIIGVTPMFAVCFFGFGLGKRLQQRKPDDVLTYPQLFAAGMLSGVFTTVIMAPGERIKCLLQIQAATGETKYSGSLDCAKQLYREAGIRGVYKGTVLTLMRDVPASGMYFMTYEWLKNILTPEGKSVSDLSVPRILFAGGLAGIFNWAVAIPPDVLKSRFQTAPPGKYPNGFRDVLRELIREEGVASLYKGFTAVMIRAFPANAACFLGFEVAMKFLNWIAPGL from the exons ATGGCGGAGCAGCCGCAGCCCATCAGCCCCGTGAAGAACTTCTTTGCCGGAGGCTTCGGAGGCGTCTGCCTGGTGTTCGTGGGGCACCCGCTGGACACCATTAAG GTCAGACTGCAAACGCAGCCTAAGCCACAGCCCGGTCAGCCTCCACTCTATTCTGGGACCTTTGACTGCTTCAGAAAGACTCTCGTTGGAGAG GGAGTCCGAGGCTTATACAGAGGAATGGCAGCACCTATTATCGGAGTGACACCCATGTTTGCTGTGTGCTTCTTTGGATTTGGCTTGGGAAAAAGACTCCAACAGAGAAAACCTGATGACGTTTTGAC ATATCCtcagctgtttgctgctggcATGTTGTCGGGTGTGTTCACAACTGTAATCATGGCTCCAGGAGAGAGAATCAAGTGCCTTTTACAG ATCCAGGCAGCTACAGGTGAAACGAAATACAGTGGCTCTTTGGACTGTGCAAAACAGCTGTACCGCGAGGCTGGAATTCGTGGCGTGTACAAGGGGACAGTGCTAACCCTCATGAGAG ATGTCCCAGCCAGTGGAATGTACTTCATGACGTATGAATGGCTGAAGAACATTCTGACCCCTGAGGGAAAGAG TGTGAGTGACCTCAGTGTGCCTAGGATTCTCTTTGCTGGGGGCCTGGCTGGGATCTTCAACTGGGCAGTTGCCATTCCACCAGATGTGCTGAAATCCCGTTTCCAGACTG ctcctccaggaAAATACCCGAATGGCTTTAGAGATGTGCTGAGAGAACTTATCAGAGAAGAAGGAGTTGCATCTCTGTATAAGGGCTTCACAGCTGTAATGATCAGGGCGTTTCCCGCTAACGCG GCatgttttcttgggtttgaaGTTGCTATGAAGTTTCTTAACTGGATTGCACCAGGTCTATGA